From the genome of Metabacillus dongyingensis:
TGTTTTTAAGACTTTGAGATATCATGTCTTAAGGGGGGGATATTGTCGAGGGAAAGTAAATTAGAGTTGTCTGATTTGGTTAATAACGATCCATTTAAACTAAACTTTTACCTTACATATTTGTTCCATCAATTTTACCGTAATGTTCCGGATCAATCGAATGATAAAAATAAAATAAAGAATAACCGATAATGTAAACTGAAAGATTGAGAAAATAGTATAAGCGACCTTGTTATTCGAATTAGAATTAACAAGGTCGCTTTTTGATGTTATATATTAATCTGGTTAGTCACATAGCACTTGTTATCGACTTTTAAATCAATGTAATGAAAAAGGCAAACCATTTTTTCTGTTTATTCTTAACATAATATGAAACGACTTTTTTTGTTAAACGACATCGTGCCTTAAATGAGGATTCTCTTTTATTTGTTGTGAAGTGCTTACCCGTTTTGCCCACCAAGCTGTTAATATAGGAACCAAAATAGCTGTTACAACAACACTTGCAGCTACCATGACTGTGGCAGATGGGGCTACAGCTGCATATTCGGGATTGGACGCTGCTATCACGGCAGGAACCGCTGCTGCATTTCCAGCTGTAGTTGATGCTGCAATTCCAGCGACACCAGTTCCACCTGTCAATCTATCAGCGATAAAGCATACAGTACCTGTAATTAAAATAACTGATAAGCCTAGTAATATTCCTGTTAAACCAGCCTGATACACGTTTTTTAGGTTGATTCCATAGCCTAGTCCGAATGCGAAAAACGGAATTAAAGCAGGAACTGCTTTACCAAATAGATCACGACATTCGTGATCAAGGTTGCCTATAACCATGCCTATTACAAGAGGGAGTATTGCTCCTAACATATATTGCCATGGGAAGACAGATAGTCCTGCTATTCCAAGAGTTATCATAGTTAAGAATGGACCCGATTCTAAACTCATGATAGTTGTTGCTCCAACGTCTTCTTTCTTACCAAACTGGTTCATTAAAGAAATATACATGCCGCCATTGGTATCATTCATTGCGGCAACTATCGCTAATACGGATAATCCACCTAATACCATACCATCCCCAATAAATTTAGCTGCAATAATTGAAACAAGTGCAGCAACTCCGACCTTTGCAAAAAGAAGGGCCCCACCTTTTTTAACAATTGCTGGTGCTGCTTTAAAGTGCATAGTCGTTCCTAAACAAAACAAGTTAACCGCAATAAGCGGTAATGCTCCTTTAAAAATCGCTTCTGTAAAGGACCCGAAGAAGACGGCAGTATCAGGGAAGAATGTATTAATTAATGCACCTAGCAGTAGGGGGACAAGCATCATCCCTCCAGGGATTTTTTCAACCGTTCGTTTAATTGGCATACCCAATCACCCTTTCCTGAGAATAGATATAAATCACTGACACTAGATTTGTAAACGCTTACCAAAAATAGCAACATTCAGTTCCCTCTAACCGCCTTATGGGAAAAGCATAATCACTAAGTACTAAAATGATCTATCGACTGAACCCTTTTGCGTCTTAGCAAAATCAACTTTAAATTGAGTGTGAGTTTTACATTATAAAACTCAGTTTTGGTATGGAAATAAAAATCGCTTAATGAGTTTTAAGTTTTCTAGATTAATTAGGTATTAAAGTATGGGAATTCTCAGAAGTGAATGGAAATGAAAGAACTTGTCCTAAACGTTTAAGCAAACGTTAAATATACAGAAAATCACCAGTATATAGTCGTCCCTGAATTGGATCAAGAAGAATATTGATAGGATTAACCATGGTGCGAGATTTATTTGTCCTCATTACAATCATTTAGGCATGAGTCGTGGGGGAGGAGAACATATAAGGAATTATTCATACTTTCAGCAACATAACAGTTGAAATAATCTACAGTCAAAATAACAAATAAATGATATCAGGCTGTAAATCCTAAGGCTAGAGTTTATCGATGTTTTGAGAAGTTTATCATAATGTATGCAATAGATTTATTCATATCAGCCCTTTCTGCCAGTTTATATGAAGGAGAAGAAGGATAGCTGAATTCCATAATTATGGAACCCTTTAAAAATTAACTCTGTTTTACTTATCAAAGAAAGATACAAGAATTTGGTCCTGTTTCTCCATCAATCCCTTTTTTGTTTTATAATATAAAACCCAGTTTTGTATTATAGATGAAAAGAGAGATGCATATAAACCAAAATTTGAATTGCTCTCAATATAGCACACGCTTACATAATTAAACAATACCTATTTTTCTTAATATTTTAAATTATTTGTAAAATGATAAAAAATGGTTGATTTTTCAAATCATTCTATAATATAGTGAAAATAAGCCAATTAGACAGAATAGTAGAATTTGGTTTTATAATATAAAACAAAAGGGGTTAAGTCTTATGCCAATTATACAATCAGTAGATCGTGCCCTTCGAATCCTTGACCTATTTGATGAGCATACAACGGAAATAAAGATAACAGACATAAGCGATCGTTTGGGTCTTCACAAGAGTACCGTGCATTCTTTGCTGAAAACGCTTCAAGAGCATCACTACATTAATCAGAATATGGAAAATGGCAGGTATAGCCTGGGAATGAAACTCCTTGAAAGAGGCAGTTGCGTGATCCATTCTTTGGACATTAGGCCTTTAGCCAAGAAGTATCTACTAGATTTGTCACTAATAACAGGGCAGACCACTCATCTGGTTATATTGGATGGCAAGGAAGGAGTGTATGTGGATAAAGTAGAAGGTCCCAGGTCTGTTATCCGCTATTCCCGTATCGGTAGGCGAATTTCTCTTCATTCGTCCGCAGTGGGAAAAGCCCTGATTGCCTTCAAGAAACAAGAGGAAATAAACAAGTTGTTAAGTGGTTATGTCTACAGCGTACAAACTGAAAACACCATCAATAATGAAGCTGACTTTTTGCTCGAACTTGAAAAGGTACGTTATCAAGGATATTCAATAGATAATCAGGAGAACGAACCAGGAGTTCGCTGTATTGCAGTGCCAATTCGAAATCATCTCAATGATGTTATTGCTGCTATTAGTATCTCTACACTTACATCCCGTGTAGATGATGCTGAGTTGGAGGAGTTTGTTGCCCGGCTTAAACAAGCAGCATCCGAATTGTCAGAACAGATGGGAAATGGGGTACCAATTCTGCAGAAATAGATGCTTCTCTATCTTCTGTCTTTCTATCTATATATAAAAACACAGTTTTATAATATAAAACTTATGGAGGTTTTTCTATGCGTATTATTCGATATTTAGATGAAAATTCGGTCCCTATTCTAGCTGCTTTAACAGTTGATTTTCATGTTTATCCACTACCGCAAAGAGATTTTATGGAATTAGTCAGACAAGCTGAGGAAGAAAATACCTTTCCGCTTAGATTAGTTGAAAGCGTTATCAATAGCTCGGAGCCAATTAAACAAGCTGTTGAAGAATTATCATTACTCGTCCCTGTTGAAGCACCTGAAGTTTGGGCTTCCGGTGTAACGTATGAAAAAAGCAGAGAGGCAAGAAACTTTGAGGCTTCAAGTGGGAAATTGGATTCAACAACGTTCTATGACAAGGTCTATGATGCTGAACGACCAGAAATTTTCTTTAAATCCACTGCTGCCAGGACAGTTGGTCCAAATAATGAAGTCTATCTTCGCAGTGATTCCAACTGGCAAATTCCCGAACCAGAATTAGGACTAGTCCTTAATAAGAAGGGAGAAGTGTTAGGATACACCATTGGGAATGACATGAGCTGCCGGGATATTGAGGGAGAAAATCCCCTTTATCTTCCTCAGGCAAAAATATGGAAAAATGCATGTTCCATCGGTCCTGCCATTCTCCTGGCAGAAACGGTTACAAACCCTTATCAATTTGAAATAACATGCAGAATTTTCCGGAACAATGTGAAAGTTGTAGAAGAGAAAGCCAACACTAGCCAATTAAAGAGAACATTTGATGAGCTCATATCCTACCTTATTAAAGATAACCAGATTTTTGATGGTACTGTTTTATTGACAGGGACTAGTATCGTTCCGCCCAATGAATTCACATTACTAAACGGGGACAAAATTGAAATCGAAATTTCGGATATTGGTATTTTAAAGAACTCTGTTGTCGCACCAGCAAATGTATCTGTATCTATTTTGTAATCATCTATCAACGCATTCTATCGAAAAAAACCTATACGGAGGAGAATTTTCTATGAATACTCGTTATAAAACCGTAATGATGAAACCACAGGATAAAGTAGCTGTTGCGTTAGAGAATATTCCAGCAAACAGCCGTATCGAAGTGACATGTCAAAATCGAAGTTTCTCTATTGATATCAAGGGAAATATTGAGTTTGGTCATAAGTTTGCGGTAGTACCTATCTCACAAGGTGAAGATATTTTCAAATATGGCGAGGTCATTGGCAGAGCATCTAAAGATATACATACAGGAGAGCATGTTCATGTCCATAATCTAGAAGGAAAACGAGGAAGAGGTGATCAAATTGCAAATTAATAATGGAACGAAATTTTGGGGGTATAGACGTTTTGATGGCCGAGTTGGAGTAAGAAATCATGTATTAATCTTGCCTACCATCACGTGCGCAACACAGGCTGCAAAACAAATTACTGAGCTTGTTCATGGCACAGTTTCATTTATTCATCAGCATGGATGTGCTCAAGTCGGTGTTGATTATGAACAAACTTTCCGTACATATGTCGGAATGGGGACCAATCCCAATGTTTATGGAGTTGTCGTTTTAGGCCTTGGATGTGAAACCCATCAAGCAAGAAGTGTTGCGGGGGAAATTGCAAAGACTGGCAAGCCTGTTGAAGTGGTTTCTATTCAGGATCATGGCGGAACGCTTATGGCAATCGCTCAGGGAGCTAAAATTGCTGCAAAAATGGTTCAAGATGCTTCGTCCCAAATGAGGGAACTATCTGATTTCAACGAATTAATTATCGGTACTGAGTGCGGTGGATCTGATGCTTGTTCGGGTCTCTCTGCTAATCCAGCAGTAGGTGTCGTAAGTGATATGATTGTTGATTGCGGCGGCACTTCTATTCTAGCTGAAACAACAGAACTTATTGGTGCAGAGCATTTATTGGCAAAGAGAGCTGTGGACGATAAGGTGGCAAAACGAGTTTACGAAGTCATTGGAGCCATGGAAAATCGTTCGATTGAAATGAAGATTGATATTCGTACAGGCAATCCAAGTCCTGGAAACGTTAAAGGCGGACTCAGCTCACTGGAAGAAAAATCATTAGGTGCTGCGAATAAGTCTGGAAGCAGACCTCTACAAGAAGTAATTGATTATGCCCAAGTTCCATCCAAAAAAGGTCTGGTTTGGATGGATACACCAGGACATGATATTGAACAATTGACAGGGATGGTGGCAGGTGGCGCTCAAGTCGTGTTATTTACCACAGGAAGAGGAACCCCTACCGGTTCTCCGATTGCTCCGGTGATAAAAATTGCAACCAATACCTCAATATTTGAAAAAATGGAAGAAAATATCGATTTTAACGCGGGAACTATCATTGAAGGCAAAGAATCAATTGATAATGTTGGACAGCGTATGTTCGATGAAATTGGAATGGTCTGTTCAGGGAAATTGACCAAGGCGGAAATATTAAAACAGCATGATTTTGGAATTTGGCGCATTGGTCCAACCTTTTAACTTTAGTTTTCTATCGCTTCTATAACATATTTAAAACTAAAAAAGGAAACGGGGAACGAATAATGGCTGTTGAAACCAAAGTGAAAACTTATTTAAACTTTATCAATGGAGAATGGAAATCCTCCTCTACCAATGAAGTAGCAGCTAGTATTAATCCTGCAAATAAACATGATATTGTAGGATATATTCAAAAGTCATCCAAAGAAGATGTAGATTTGGCAGTTGCAGCAGCAAATAATGCCCAAATCCAATGGAGAAAACTATCTGCTCCTGCCAGGGGGAACTATCTTTTTCAAATGGCTGATATTTTGGAAAGAAATCTGGATGAAATCGCAGAAACAATGACAAGAGAAATGGGAAAAACGCTTCCTGAAGCCAAAGGAGAAACGGCTCGTGGGGTGGCTATCCTTCGATATTATGCGGGTGAAGGAATGCGCCCAGTAGGAGATGTCATTCCTTCTACTGATGCAGAAGCTCTTATGTTTACTAGTCGTGTGCCGCTAGGAGTAGTAGGTGTAATTACACCATGGAATTTCCCTGTGGCCATACCTATATGGAAAATGGCCCCAGCCCTTGTGTATGGTAACACGGTTGTTCTTAAACCTGCACAAGAAACAGCAGTTACTGCAGCAAAAGTGATTGAATGCATAGCCGAAGCTGGATTACCAGCTGGTGTTATAAATATGGTAACAGGGTCTGGATCTGTGATTGGCCAGGGGATTGTCAATCATCCTAATATTAATGGAATTACGTTTACCGGTTCAGACCAAGTAGGTAAGCTTGTAGGTCAAGGAGCTCTAGACCGCGGAGCAAAATATCAACTAGAGATGGGTGGAAAAAACCCTGTAATTGTTGCAGCCGATGCGGATCTTGATTTAGCTGTAGAAGCCACTATCAGCGGAGGACTTCGTTCGACAGGACAAAAATGTACAGCCACAAGCCGTGTAATTGTTCAAAGTGAAATTTACGATACGTTTAAGGAGAAATTACTTGCGTATGTAAAGGGAATTAAAATAGGTCATGGATTAAACGAGGAGACATGGATGGGGCCTTGTGCCAGTGAAAGTCAATTGAGTACGGTATTATCTTATATCGAAAAGGGAAAAGCAGAAGGTGCCACTTTGATTTATGGCGGCGACAGATGCATTGAAAATGAGCTTGAAAACGGATTCTATATACAGCCAACTATATTTGAAAATGTCACCTCAGATATGATAATTGCACAGGAGGAAATTTTCGGACCGGTCTTAGTATTAATAAAGGCAGAAACCATCCAACAAGCATTAAAGGTTGCAAATGATGTTAAGTTCGGATTAAGTGCCTCTATCTTCACCAAGAATATTGGCAATATTCTTACTTTTATTAATGATATGGATGCAGGTCTTGTTCGGATTAACGCAGAAAGTGCTGGAGTGGAACTTCAAGCTCCATTTGGTGGAATGAAGCAATCCAGCTCTGGCTCCCGTGAGCAGGGACAAGCAGCCATCGAGTTCTTCACCTCCATAAAAACAGTCTTCGTAAAGCCGTAACGATAATTTGAAAGTCTCCCCTGGAATTGAAAATAGGGGAGGCTTTATCTAATTGAATAGCGGTCCCTTTGTTGATTTAACCGTTTAGCTGACAATTATAGGGGAAATAGTGAAGTAAAGAGATGAAGACTAAGGGATAAAAAGGGAAGATCGTTCCTTCTTAAGAAGGCCGAAACGGAAGATTGGAAAGGTGAGAAGCGATATGAAACCTAAATTTCACGGGATAATTCCCCCTGTACCTACTATTTTTGACAGTACGGGAAAAATTGATTGTAAAGGAATGGAACTGTTAATTGATTATTTGATAGATTCAGGAGTGAATGGTCTTTTTTTCCTTGGTACTGGTGGTGAGTTTAGTCAGATGTCGATTGAGGAGCGAAAAGAATTAGCTGCTTTTGCAACAGACTATGTAAATGGAAGATTGCCTGTTTTAATTGGTACAGGTAGTCCAAATACTCGTGAAGTCATTTCTTTAAGTCAGCACAGCAAAGAGATTGGTGCAGATGGTGTTGTGATCATTAATCCATATTATATGACATTAACGGATGAAAATCTTTACAGACACTATGGCATCATTGCCGAAACGGTTGATATTCCTATTCTTTTGTATAACTTTCCTGCTTTGACTGGACAAGACTTGACACCCGACATGGTTCTAAAATTAGCAAAATCCTATCCAAACATTGTGGGTATTAAGGATACAATCGATTCTGCTGGTCATATTGGTGAAATCATCCTGAAAGTGAAATCGGAACGTCCTGATTTTTCTGTGTTTGCCGGCTATGATGACCATTTATGGAACACACTCTCTTTAGGGGGTGATGGAGCTATCCCTGCAAGTGGTAACTTTGCTCCTGAACTAACAGTCGGTATGTATCATGCATTTCAATCTAAGGAATATCAAAAAGGAATAGAGCTTCATCAAAGATTAGCAAATCTTCCACTCCTATATAAACTAGATTCACCGTTTGCAAATGTCATTAAAGAAGCGATTCATATGCGTGGTATAAAGATATCTACTTATGTATTACCATCTGCTAAACCGTTAGAAAATGATAAAAAAGAAGAATTAAGAAAGATACTTACACAAGCTTCATTATTAGAATCAGAAGAGAAGTTGCTGACTTAAAGTTTAGGACTTTTTGCTGTTTAGGATAGATAGATAAGTTTGATCGTTTAAAATACTAAACAGCATGATATGGATTTTCTGCAGGATAAGGGTCTAAATATACAGGAAACTCATTGCTCTGAATACTAATTAGCCTTTTATGCTTGCCACTCCATATATGTCATAAAAACTAGCTGTCCGTAACACTGTCTCATCTTTTGAGGGGGAGTAAGGGATGATTACTGTAACTTTTTATAAAGATAATCAGTTAAGGTTTGGTGTGAAAACGGATAAAGGAATTCTTGACGTAGAAGCTGCAATTGCAAAGTTTCCTGAATTAGACGATACCCCTATATCTGTTCCAGAGCTTATTTCTAAAGGTGAGAAAGGAAAGCAAGCGTTAGCAAGAATAGTTGATAGGGCTTATCATGAGGGGGATTTATTCTATTCGGAGGATTCATTGATATTTGGGCCATGTGTACCCGAACCGCAAAAAATAGTTTGTGTCGGGCTTAACTATAAAAAACATGCAGATGAATGTAAGATGGAGTATCCGACAGCACCCCTTTTGTTTAGCAAATTTAATAATACGCTTACCGGTCATGGAACAGATATTCCTTTACCAGAAAAATCATCTCAAGTTGATTATGAAGCCGAATTAGCCATTGTTATTGGTAAACAGGCGAAGAATGTTAGACAGGAAGAAGCGCTCTCTTATGTTTATGGTTACTGCAATGCTAATGCTTTGTCTGCTAGAGACTTGCAATTCAAAACCCCTCAATGGTTACTTGGGAAGACATGTGATGGATTTTGCCCTATAGGTCCATATCTTGTCAGTGCTGAGGAAGTAGGGAATCCGAACAATTTGCATATCCGCTCAATCGTAAACGGGGTAGTACGACAAGATTCCTCTACTTCAGATATGATTTTCTTTTGTGATGAAATTGTAAGTTATATTTCCGATCATATGACGCTTTACCCAGGGGATTTAATACTGACTGGAACTCCTGAAGGAGTTATTGCAGGTTATCCTGAGGAAAAGAAAGTTTGGTTAAAAGATCGTGACGAGGTAACGATTGAGGTTGAAAAGTTGGGGTGTTTGACAAATACATTAAGAAAAATAAATAAATATTAGTCTCATAATGTGATCTAGGAGAAAACGGGGGCGGTGCATTCATTGCTTGCTTTTTGTTTACAGGGTTTTCTAAGCGCAGAACGTTTTAATATCTGTACCATCTGCTTTGAATAGACTTGCATTCATAGTAGAAACTCGGAAAAACAATGTACTTGTGTAGTGAGACATCGGTAATTTTATAGATACA
Proteins encoded in this window:
- a CDS encoding fumarylacetoacetate hydrolase family protein, yielding MRIIRYLDENSVPILAALTVDFHVYPLPQRDFMELVRQAEEENTFPLRLVESVINSSEPIKQAVEELSLLVPVEAPEVWASGVTYEKSREARNFEASSGKLDSTTFYDKVYDAERPEIFFKSTAARTVGPNNEVYLRSDSNWQIPEPELGLVLNKKGEVLGYTIGNDMSCRDIEGENPLYLPQAKIWKNACSIGPAILLAETVTNPYQFEITCRIFRNNVKVVEEKANTSQLKRTFDELISYLIKDNQIFDGTVLLTGTSIVPPNEFTLLNGDKIEIEISDIGILKNSVVAPANVSVSIL
- a CDS encoding 2-keto-3-deoxygluconate permease, encoding MPIKRTVEKIPGGMMLVPLLLGALINTFFPDTAVFFGSFTEAIFKGALPLIAVNLFCLGTTMHFKAAPAIVKKGGALLFAKVGVAALVSIIAAKFIGDGMVLGGLSVLAIVAAMNDTNGGMYISLMNQFGKKEDVGATTIMSLESGPFLTMITLGIAGLSVFPWQYMLGAILPLVIGMVIGNLDHECRDLFGKAVPALIPFFAFGLGYGINLKNVYQAGLTGILLGLSVILITGTVCFIADRLTGGTGVAGIAASTTAGNAAAVPAVIAASNPEYAAVAPSATVMVAASVVVTAILVPILTAWWAKRVSTSQQIKENPHLRHDVV
- a CDS encoding dihydrodipicolinate synthase family protein, with protein sequence MKPKFHGIIPPVPTIFDSTGKIDCKGMELLIDYLIDSGVNGLFFLGTGGEFSQMSIEERKELAAFATDYVNGRLPVLIGTGSPNTREVISLSQHSKEIGADGVVIINPYYMTLTDENLYRHYGIIAETVDIPILLYNFPALTGQDLTPDMVLKLAKSYPNIVGIKDTIDSAGHIGEIILKVKSERPDFSVFAGYDDHLWNTLSLGGDGAIPASGNFAPELTVGMYHAFQSKEYQKGIELHQRLANLPLLYKLDSPFANVIKEAIHMRGIKISTYVLPSAKPLENDKKEELRKILTQASLLESEEKLLT
- a CDS encoding IclR family transcriptional regulator, whose translation is MPIIQSVDRALRILDLFDEHTTEIKITDISDRLGLHKSTVHSLLKTLQEHHYINQNMENGRYSLGMKLLERGSCVIHSLDIRPLAKKYLLDLSLITGQTTHLVILDGKEGVYVDKVEGPRSVIRYSRIGRRISLHSSAVGKALIAFKKQEEINKLLSGYVYSVQTENTINNEADFLLELEKVRYQGYSIDNQENEPGVRCIAVPIRNHLNDVIAAISISTLTSRVDDAELEEFVARLKQAASELSEQMGNGVPILQK
- a CDS encoding UxaA family hydrolase: MQINNGTKFWGYRRFDGRVGVRNHVLILPTITCATQAAKQITELVHGTVSFIHQHGCAQVGVDYEQTFRTYVGMGTNPNVYGVVVLGLGCETHQARSVAGEIAKTGKPVEVVSIQDHGGTLMAIAQGAKIAAKMVQDASSQMRELSDFNELIIGTECGGSDACSGLSANPAVGVVSDMIVDCGGTSILAETTELIGAEHLLAKRAVDDKVAKRVYEVIGAMENRSIEMKIDIRTGNPSPGNVKGGLSSLEEKSLGAANKSGSRPLQEVIDYAQVPSKKGLVWMDTPGHDIEQLTGMVAGGAQVVLFTTGRGTPTGSPIAPVIKIATNTSIFEKMEENIDFNAGTIIEGKESIDNVGQRMFDEIGMVCSGKLTKAEILKQHDFGIWRIGPTF
- the gucD gene encoding alpha-ketoglutaric semialdehyde dehydrogenase GucD; protein product: MAVETKVKTYLNFINGEWKSSSTNEVAASINPANKHDIVGYIQKSSKEDVDLAVAAANNAQIQWRKLSAPARGNYLFQMADILERNLDEIAETMTREMGKTLPEAKGETARGVAILRYYAGEGMRPVGDVIPSTDAEALMFTSRVPLGVVGVITPWNFPVAIPIWKMAPALVYGNTVVLKPAQETAVTAAKVIECIAEAGLPAGVINMVTGSGSVIGQGIVNHPNINGITFTGSDQVGKLVGQGALDRGAKYQLEMGGKNPVIVAADADLDLAVEATISGGLRSTGQKCTATSRVIVQSEIYDTFKEKLLAYVKGIKIGHGLNEETWMGPCASESQLSTVLSYIEKGKAEGATLIYGGDRCIENELENGFYIQPTIFENVTSDMIIAQEEIFGPVLVLIKAETIQQALKVANDVKFGLSASIFTKNIGNILTFINDMDAGLVRINAESAGVELQAPFGGMKQSSSGSREQGQAAIEFFTSIKTVFVKP
- a CDS encoding fumarylacetoacetate hydrolase family protein is translated as MITVTFYKDNQLRFGVKTDKGILDVEAAIAKFPELDDTPISVPELISKGEKGKQALARIVDRAYHEGDLFYSEDSLIFGPCVPEPQKIVCVGLNYKKHADECKMEYPTAPLLFSKFNNTLTGHGTDIPLPEKSSQVDYEAELAIVIGKQAKNVRQEEALSYVYGYCNANALSARDLQFKTPQWLLGKTCDGFCPIGPYLVSAEEVGNPNNLHIRSIVNGVVRQDSSTSDMIFFCDEIVSYISDHMTLYPGDLILTGTPEGVIAGYPEEKKVWLKDRDEVTIEVEKLGCLTNTLRKINKY
- a CDS encoding UxaA family hydrolase, with amino-acid sequence MNTRYKTVMMKPQDKVAVALENIPANSRIEVTCQNRSFSIDIKGNIEFGHKFAVVPISQGEDIFKYGEVIGRASKDIHTGEHVHVHNLEGKRGRGDQIAN